One part of the Homo sapiens chromosome 19, GRCh38.p14 Primary Assembly genome encodes these proteins:
- the OR7G2 gene encoding olfactory receptor 7G2, whose protein sequence is MEARNQTAISKFLLLGLIEDPELQPVLFSLFLSMYLVTILGNLLILLAVISDSHLHTPMYFFLSNLSFLDICLSTTTIPKMLVNIQAQNRSITYSGCLTQICFVLFFAGLENCLLAAMAYDRYVAICHPLRYTVIMNPRLCGLLILLSLLTSVVNALLLSLMVLRLSFCTDLEIPLFFCELAQVIQLTCSDTLINNILIYFAACIFGGVPLSGIILSYTQITSCVLRMPSASGKHKAVSTCGSHLSIVLLFYGAGLGVYISSVVTDSPRKTAVASVMYSVFPQMVNPFIYSLRNKDMKGTLRKFIGRIPSLLWCAICFGFRFLE, encoded by the coding sequence ATGGAAGCGAGAAACCAAACAGCTATTTCaaaattccttctcctgggaCTGATAGAGGATCCGGAACTGCAGCCCGTCCTTTTCAGCCTGTTCCTGTCCATGTACTTGGTCACCATCCTGGGGAACCTGCTCATCCTCTTGGCTGTCATCTCTGACTCTcacctccacacccccatgtacttcttcctctccaatctCTCCTTTTTGGACATTTGTTTAAGCACAACCACGATCCCAAAGATGCTGGTGAACATCCAAGCTCAGAATCGGAGCATCACGTACTCAGGCTGCCTCACCCAGATCtgctttgtcttgttttttgctGGCTTGGAAAATTGTCTCCTTGCAGCAATGGCCTATGACCGCTATGTGGCCATTTGTCACCCCCTTAGATACACAGTCATCATGAACCCCCGCCTCTGTGGCCtgctgattcttctctctctgttgACTAGTGTTGTGAATGCCCTTCTTCTCAGCCTGATGGTGTTGAGGCTGTCCTTCTGCACAGACCTGGAAATCCCGCTCTTCTTCTGTGAACTGGCTCAGGTCATCCAACTCACCTGTTCAGACACCCTCATCAATAACATCCTGATATATTTTGCAGCTTGCATATTTGGTGGTGTTCCTCTGTCTGGAATCATTTTGTCTTACACTCAGATCACCTCCTGTGTTTTGAGAATGCCATCAGCAAGTGGAAAGCACAAAGCAGTTTCCACCTGTGGGTCTCACCTCTCCATTGTTCTCTTGTTCTATGGGGCAGGTTTGGGGGTGTACATTAGTTCTGTGGTTACTGACTCACCTAGGAAGACTGCAGTGGCTTCAGTGATGTATTCTGTGTTCCCTCAAATGGTGAACCCCTTTATCTATAGTCTGAGGAATAAGGACATGAAAGGAACCTTGAGGAAGTTCATAGGGAGGATACCTTCTCTTCTGTGGTGTGCCATTTGCTTTGGATTCAGGTTTCTAGAGTAA
- the OR7G1 gene encoding olfactory receptor 7G1, which produces MGPRNQTAVSEFLLMKVTEDPELKLIPFSLFLSMYLVTILGNLLILLAVISDSHLHTPMYFLLFNLSFTDICLTTTTVPKILVNIQAQNQSITYTGCLTQICLVLVFAGLESCFLAVMAYDRYVAICHPLRYTVLMNVHFWGLLILLSMFMSTMDALVQSLMVLQLSFCKNVEIPLFFCEVVQVIKLACSDTLINNILIYFASSVFGAIPLSGIIFSYSQIVTSVLRMPSARGKYKAFSTCGCHLSVFSLFYGTAFGVYISSAVAESSRITAVASVMYTVVPQMMNPFIYSLRNKEMKKALRKLIGRLFPF; this is translated from the coding sequence ATGGGACCCAGAAACCAAACAGCTGTTTCAGAATTTCTTCTCATGAAAGTGACAGAGGACCCAGAACTGAAGTTAATCCCTTTCAGCCTGTTCCTGTCCATGTACCTGGTCACCATCCTGGGGAACCTGCTCATTCTCCTGGCTGTCATCTCTgactcccacctccacacccccatgtacttccTTCTCTTTAATCTCTCCTTTACTGACATCTGTTTAACCACAACCACAGTCCCAAAGATCCTAGTGAACATCCAAGCTCAGAATCAGAGTATCACTTACACAGGCTGCCTCACCCAGATCTGTCTTGTCTTGGTTTTTGCTGGCTTGGAAAGTTGCTTTCTTGCAGTCATGGCCTACGACCGCTATGTGGCCATTTGCCACCCACTGAGGTACACAGTCCTCATGAATGTCCATTTCTGGGGCTTGCTGATTCTTCTCTCCATGTTCATGAGCACTATGGATGCCCTGGTTCAGAGTCTGATGGTATTGCAGCTGTCCTTCTGCAAAAACGTTGAAATCCCTTTGTTCTTCTGTGAAGTCGTTCAGGTCATCAAGCTCGCCTGTTCTGACACCCTCATCAACAACATCCTCATATATTTTGCAAGTAGTGTATTTGGTGCAATTCCTCTCTCTGGaataattttctcttattctcaAATAGTCACCTCTGTTCTGAGAATGCCATCAGCAAGAGGAAAGTATAAAGCGTTTTCCACCTGTGGCTGTCACCTCTCTGTTTTTTCCTTGTTCTATGGGACAGCTTTTGGGGTGTACATTAGTTCTGCTGTTGCTGAGTCTTCCCGAATTACTGCTGTGGCTTCAGTGATGTACACTGTGGTCCCTCAAATGATGAACCCCttcatctacagcctgagaaaTAAGGAGATGAAGAAAGCTTTGAGGAAACTTATTGGTAGGCTGTTTCCTTTTTAG